In Candidatus Rokuibacteriota bacterium, a single window of DNA contains:
- a CDS encoding TIGR03619 family F420-dependent LLM class oxidoreductase: MKFGIWIPNCRHLATPDIIRGAAVRAEQLGYDSVWVSDHVVVPNANVVNFGETIFDPLVTLAVIAGVTSRVRLGTTVLIVPYRNAVVTAKMISSLDALSGGRVVFGVGAGWVAAESAILGVPFAERGVMTDEYLEAMQELWTKQAPSFAGKYTQFSGLTFEPKPLQKPHPPIWVGGHSRAALRRTAQFGAAWHPINRSPEELRAGRAELARLCQARGRTLPPALTLRNDVRIVGPGQAVPVSTHGGRVLAGEPARLVDQIAELVDCGVEHLVLEFLAADGPELDEQMAVFAERVRPKLA; encoded by the coding sequence TCATCCGGGGCGCGGCCGTCAGGGCCGAGCAGCTCGGCTACGACTCCGTCTGGGTCAGCGATCACGTCGTCGTGCCGAACGCGAACGTCGTCAACTTCGGCGAGACGATCTTCGACCCGCTCGTGACGCTTGCGGTGATCGCGGGGGTGACCAGCCGGGTGCGGCTCGGCACCACGGTGCTCATCGTCCCGTACCGCAACGCGGTCGTCACGGCCAAGATGATCTCCTCGCTCGACGCGCTGAGCGGCGGGCGGGTCGTGTTCGGAGTCGGCGCGGGCTGGGTGGCCGCCGAGAGCGCCATCCTGGGTGTACCCTTCGCGGAGCGCGGCGTCATGACCGACGAGTACCTCGAGGCCATGCAGGAGCTCTGGACGAAGCAGGCTCCGTCATTTGCCGGAAAGTACACGCAGTTCAGCGGGCTCACGTTCGAGCCCAAGCCCCTGCAGAAGCCGCACCCGCCGATCTGGGTCGGGGGGCACAGCCGGGCCGCGCTGCGCCGCACCGCCCAGTTCGGCGCCGCCTGGCATCCGATCAATCGTTCGCCGGAGGAGCTGCGGGCCGGCCGGGCCGAGCTGGCGCGACTCTGCCAGGCGCGGGGCCGCACCCTGCCTCCCGCGCTCACGCTTCGCAACGACGTCCGCATCGTTGGCCCCGGTCAGGCTGTGCCGGTTTCCACCCATGGCGGCCGCGTGCTCGCGGGCGAGCCGGCACGCCTGGTCGATCAGATCGCGGAGCTGGTCGACTGCGGAGTTGAGCACCTGGTCCTCGAGTTCCTCGCCGCTGACGGCCCCGAGCTGGACGAGCAGATGGCCGTCTTCGCCGAGCGCGTGCGGCCCAAGCTCGCCTGA
- a CDS encoding SDR family oxidoreductase, with protein MDLGLRDKHAIVTGGSLGIGKAIARELAREGADVAIVARTKERLDATARELAADTGRRIIPLVADVTSKAQVDAMVAQAAAQLGGLHILVNSGSPPGGSATATGPIESVIDEDLLHDFNVKYVGALRCARAAIPYMKEQGWGRIINISGTNARNAGNLSGGARNTSLVHFTKTLAVQLGRYGITVNCIHPGVTRTERTPRLLAARAAELGIAPEDVEKRDFADDSPRGNAIGRMVDAAEIAYLTAFLASDKAWAVTGELVVATGGAGRAVYY; from the coding sequence ATGGATCTGGGGCTTCGAGACAAGCACGCGATCGTGACCGGGGGCAGCCTGGGCATCGGCAAGGCCATCGCGCGAGAGCTGGCCCGCGAAGGGGCGGATGTCGCGATCGTGGCGCGGACGAAAGAGCGGCTCGACGCGACGGCGCGGGAGCTGGCCGCCGACACGGGACGCCGCATCATCCCGCTGGTGGCCGATGTCACCAGCAAGGCGCAGGTGGACGCGATGGTCGCCCAGGCGGCCGCACAGCTGGGCGGGCTGCACATCCTGGTGAACAGCGGCTCTCCGCCGGGCGGCTCGGCCACCGCGACCGGCCCCATCGAATCCGTAATTGACGAGGATCTGCTGCACGACTTCAACGTGAAGTACGTGGGGGCGCTGCGCTGTGCCCGCGCCGCCATCCCCTACATGAAGGAGCAGGGGTGGGGCCGCATCATTAATATCAGCGGGACCAACGCGCGCAACGCCGGGAACCTGAGCGGCGGCGCGCGCAACACCTCCCTCGTCCACTTCACCAAGACCCTGGCCGTCCAGCTGGGTCGCTACGGGATCACGGTCAACTGCATTCACCCAGGCGTGACGCGCACGGAGCGCACCCCGCGCCTGCTGGCCGCCCGGGCCGCCGAGCTGGGCATCGCTCCCGAGGACGTCGAGAAACGCGACTTCGCCGACGATTCCCCGCGCGGCAACGCCATCGGCCGCATGGTGGACGCAGCCGAGATCGCCTACCTCACGGCATTCCTGGCTTCGGACAAGGCCTGGGCCGTCACGGGCGAGCTCGTCGTGGCCACCGGGGGCGCCGGGCGGGCGGTGTACTACTGA
- a CDS encoding fumarylacetoacetate hydrolase family protein produces MLTPETIDATARAFLEVHQSRTRYRPLDPALRAAPLDDAYHIQDALHRLMAEAGRGEIAGWKIALTSKAMQQMTGVDQPAAGAIFSKVVHPSPARIELTAYHHLGVEFEVAVRLADDLPASGSPWTRASVAGRVAACLPAFELVEDGGADYKTLDAFTLVAQNTWNGGVVLGAPVTEWRGVDLEGAVTRCWINDQPGGQGKTGDALGHPLEAVAWLANLLNRHGRMLHRGMIVMTGSSITTKFPAPGDRVRFAIDGLGEATLEVAL; encoded by the coding sequence ATGCTGACGCCTGAGACGATCGACGCTACCGCCCGTGCCTTCTTGGAGGTGCACCAGTCGCGCACACGGTACCGCCCGCTCGACCCCGCCCTCCGGGCGGCGCCGCTCGACGATGCCTATCACATCCAGGACGCGCTCCACCGGCTCATGGCCGAGGCCGGGCGGGGCGAGATCGCCGGCTGGAAGATCGCGCTGACCTCGAAGGCGATGCAGCAGATGACCGGGGTGGACCAGCCCGCCGCCGGCGCCATCTTCTCGAAGGTCGTGCATCCCTCGCCGGCCCGGATCGAACTAACCGCGTATCACCACCTGGGCGTCGAGTTCGAGGTGGCGGTCCGTCTCGCTGACGATCTGCCGGCGAGCGGCTCGCCCTGGACGCGCGCGTCCGTGGCCGGCCGGGTCGCCGCGTGCCTGCCTGCCTTCGAGCTGGTCGAGGACGGCGGCGCCGACTACAAGACGCTCGACGCCTTCACCCTCGTGGCCCAGAACACCTGGAACGGCGGGGTCGTCCTCGGGGCGCCGGTGACGGAGTGGCGCGGCGTCGACCTCGAGGGCGCGGTGACACGCTGCTGGATCAACGATCAGCCCGGGGGCCAGGGCAAAACCGGCGATGCGCTCGGCCACCCCCTCGAAGCCGTGGCGTGGCTGGCGAATCTCCTCAACCGCCACGGCCGCATGCTCCATCGCGGGATGATCGTGATGACGGGCAGCAGCATTACCACCAAGTTCCCGGCGCCCGGCGACCGCGTGCGCTTCGCCATCGACGGCCTCGGCGAGGCAACGCTCGAGGTCGCGCTGTAG